The following proteins are co-located in the Sporolituus thermophilus DSM 23256 genome:
- the larA gene encoding nickel-dependent lactate racemase, with protein sequence MALKQYTFKYGRGKVNFAVDSDLVIGELTIKDMPVLADPAAAILEAIRNPIGAKPLREIVKPGETVAFIVNDPTRVANSHVFMPLLLNELNAVGVPDQDMFVIFSLGTHRLMTEEEMVEAVGPEVAKRVRMYNSDCRDESQFKYFGTTSRGTPVYFHKLVAEADHIVCTGSVVHHFFAGYGGGRKAMLPGVALYETIRKNHSMIFDPNAVIGRLHGNPVYEDQVEGVEMCRPSFLLNVVLNEKKEFLKVFAGDYIQAHLEACKFVDEVYGVKVEKEADLVIASCGGYPKDINVYQLQKTMDNAWCAVREGGVVIILGECEEGSGSALYEKTMQQHRTPQAVEEALRANFQIGAHKAYAVTRLMKKAEFILVSGLDPELARTLLFTPAKDIDEALQMAYAKLGPRPSITLMPQGSLTVPLAAAHCK encoded by the coding sequence TTGGCTCTAAAACAGTATACTTTCAAATACGGACGCGGCAAGGTCAATTTTGCGGTAGATTCCGACCTTGTCATCGGTGAACTGACCATAAAAGACATGCCGGTACTGGCCGACCCCGCGGCGGCTATCCTGGAAGCCATCCGCAACCCCATTGGCGCCAAACCGCTACGGGAAATCGTTAAGCCAGGCGAAACGGTGGCCTTTATCGTTAACGACCCGACGCGGGTGGCCAACAGCCATGTCTTCATGCCCCTCTTGCTCAATGAACTCAATGCCGTCGGCGTACCCGACCAAGATATGTTCGTCATTTTCTCCCTCGGCACGCATCGGCTGATGACCGAGGAGGAGATGGTCGAGGCCGTGGGGCCGGAGGTGGCAAAAAGGGTCCGCATGTACAACAGCGACTGCCGTGACGAAAGCCAGTTCAAATATTTTGGGACCACTTCCCGCGGCACGCCGGTCTATTTCCATAAACTGGTGGCCGAGGCCGACCACATCGTCTGTACCGGCAGCGTCGTCCACCATTTCTTCGCCGGTTACGGCGGCGGCCGCAAAGCCATGCTGCCCGGCGTGGCCCTGTATGAAACCATCCGCAAAAACCACAGCATGATTTTTGATCCCAATGCCGTCATCGGCCGGCTCCATGGCAACCCCGTCTACGAGGACCAGGTGGAAGGCGTCGAGATGTGCCGTCCCTCCTTTTTACTTAACGTCGTGCTCAACGAGAAGAAGGAATTCCTGAAGGTCTTTGCCGGCGACTACATCCAGGCTCACCTGGAAGCCTGCAAATTTGTCGACGAAGTCTACGGCGTCAAGGTGGAAAAGGAGGCCGACCTGGTCATTGCCTCCTGCGGCGGCTACCCCAAGGACATCAACGTTTACCAGCTCCAGAAGACGATGGACAACGCCTGGTGCGCCGTTCGTGAAGGCGGGGTCGTCATTATCCTGGGCGAGTGCGAGGAAGGGTCCGGGTCGGCGCTGTACGAGAAGACCATGCAGCAGCATCGTACGCCCCAGGCGGTCGAAGAAGCGCTGCGGGCCAATTTCCAAATCGGCGCCCACAAGGCCTATGCCGTCACCAGGCTGATGAAGAAGGCCGAATTTATCCTTGTTTCCGGCCTGGATCCCGAACTGGCCCGGACGCTCTTATTTACTCCGGCCAAAGACATCGATGAAGCCCTGCAGATGGCGTACGCCAAATTAGGCCCCCGGCCCAGCATTACCCTTATGCCCCAGGGCAGCCTGACCGTTCCGCTGGCGGCCGCGCACTGCAAATAG